In one Carettochelys insculpta isolate YL-2023 chromosome 6, ASM3395843v1, whole genome shotgun sequence genomic region, the following are encoded:
- the CYB561A3 gene encoding lysosomal membrane ascorbate-dependent ferrireductase CYB561A3: MPVFQFLPFSALLGTLGFLCVLFTGFWAQHWRGGFAWDGSTKMFNWHPVFMVTGMVVLYGAAVLVYRVPISWTGPKLPWKLLHAVLTLAAFVLVVLGLVAVFKFHSTNSIANMYSLHSWLGLAAVLFFSCQWFMGFSAFLLPWSPTWLRVLYKPIHVFFGSTILALAMAASISGINEKLFFSLTNETVPYAQLPPEAWFANSLGMLILVFGLLVLWALATPAWKRPDSESLEAHQPLLH; encoded by the exons ATGCCTGTTTTCCAGTTCTTGCCAttctcagccctgctgggcaCCCTGGGGTTCCTGTGTGTGTTATTCACAGGCTTCTGGGCCCAGCACTGGCGTGGAGGCTTTGCCTGGGATGGGTCTACCAAGATGTTTAACTGGCATCCGGTCTTCATGGTGACAGGCATGGTGGTGCTGTACGGGGCAG CGGTGCTGGTGTATCGGGTGCCCATCTCCTGGACTGGCCCCAAGCTCCCGTGgaagctgctgcatgcagtgctgACCCTGGCAGCCTTTGTTCTGGTTGTGCTGGGGCTTGTCGCCGTCTTCAAGTTCCACAGCACCAACAGCATCGCCAACATGTATTCGCTGCACagctggctgggcctggcagcgGTGCTGTTTTTCTCTTGCCAG TGGTTCATGGGGTTTTCTGCCTTCCTGTTACCTTGGTCACCCACCTGGCTGCGGGTCCTCTACAAGCCCATTCATGTCTTCTTTGGCTCCACCATCCTGGCGctggccatggcagcatccaTCTCTGGGATCAACGAGAAGCTCTTCTTCAGCCT gACGAACGAGACCGTTCCCTATGCCCAGCTGCCCCCCGAGGCCTGGTTCGCCAATTCTCTAGGGATGCTGATCTTGGTCTTTGGGTTGCTCGTGCTGTGGGCTCTCGCCACACCGGCCTGGAAGCGCCCAGACTCTGAGTCACTGGAGGCCCATCAG CCTCTGCTGCATTAG
- the TMEM138 gene encoding transmembrane protein 138 → MLRTSNYSLVLSLQFLLLIYDLFVNSFSELLRTAPVIQLVLFIIQDIAILFNIIIIFLMFFNTFVFQAGLVNLLFHKFKGTIVLSAAYLALSVAFHVWVMNLRWKNSTRFVWTDGLQALFVFQRLAAVLYCYFYKRTALHLGDPRFYQDSLWLRKEFAHVRS, encoded by the exons ATGCTCCGGACGAGTAACTACAGCCTGGTGCTCTCCCTGCAGTTTCTGCTGCTCATCTATGACCTCTTTGTCAACTCCTTCTCAGAGCTGCTTCGCACGGCGCCTGTCATCCAGCTGGTGCTCTTCAT CATCCAGGATATTGCCATCCTcttcaacatcatcatcatcttcctcaTGTTCTTCAACACCTTCGTCTTTCAGGCTGGCTTGGTCAACCTTCTCTTCCACAAGTTCAAAGGGACTATTGTCCTGTCAGCAGCTTACCTGGCTCTGAGCGTCGCCTTCCACGTCTGGGTCATG AACCTGCGCTGGAAGAACTCCACGCGCTTTGTGTGGACGGATGGGCTGCAGGCTCTCTTTGTGTTCCAGAGGCTGG CGGCCGTGCTGTACTGCTACTTCTACAAGAGGACAGCCTTGCATCTGGGTGACCCCCGCTTCTACCAGGACTCCCTATGGCTACGCAAGGAGTTTGCTCATGTCCGCAGCTGA